The following is a genomic window from Engraulis encrasicolus isolate BLACKSEA-1 chromosome 13, IST_EnEncr_1.0, whole genome shotgun sequence.
TTCCTTCTTATCAtacttaaaaggtacactgtccaggaaatggtcaaaaaaggtactgcaactatgctgctcattgaaactgtgtcgcctattgccaaatttgaccttttcattgaagtttactaagtaataaaccatcattttgtattatggcccaagtgcagtcatttttgcagctaccatggagaagatcccccttttcatgtatgaaaagtgcaatttttccagtcataattaatacttagaatttgatggtggtggtaaatattcatgaaaaaggtaacattagtgaatgggtagcatgaattctggaaatgaacaactaaaaatctcacacagtgtaccttcaaTGTTATATTACAGGGAAGTAAGCTTACTTAATACATCAATTTAGTGGTCCTCAGTGCCAATTGTTATCTTTTTCCAGTACTCTAGTACTTATCTCTTTCAAGTACGCTTGGACACCTCTGTATGTAGTGATACATGCTGATTATGTTGTTTAGCAACCAACTGCTTTGAACATAGCAAAGGGCGGCACTGGCCAAATTCAGGAACTGAGCAGGACAATGAATGAGGCGCTCTGTTAGATCTAAAtagaatacaaaacacacacacacacacacacacacacacacacacacacacacacacacacacacacacacacacacacacacacacacagcttatgtGGACAGAGGCACAGGAACTtctctgtaccatgtttcacaaTGCTGCTACTATTGCTGTGCCGTTTTCAGAAAGTCATCATTTCTGTTTTTAACACAAACAAGACACCAGAGATACCATCACCAAGTCTAAGCAGAGCAACATGGGACAcaaatttcccctcggggataaataaagttcaagtctaagtctaagtctagaCATTCACAACAACCAGACATTCACAACAACCACCATGTAAAGCTATTTCAAGTGGTTCATGGCTGCGGGCTAGGTAGGTATGGAGGGGTCAACATAGCCTACCATTGAGGGTATACTCTTTTCGCCACTGAAAACTTTCATCaatcattttcagtgcatcttcCACAACATCCTGCCTCCATGTCAGATAACCTTCAACCACACTGTCATCTTTCATGAGTCGGTCCACATCTCTGGGATCATATTTGTCTGATGAATCTGTAAACAAGAAAGCAAAGTGAACGTGCTGGAGTGACAGTCCTGGATTTTATTTGTATGTAGAGCTCTAGTTGCGTTCAGGTTGGTCATCAAAACACTTTCTGCCATGCTCCACCTGTCTTGTAAACTTAACCAACAGAGATAGATAGAACTACAGCATACTTTGAACACAAGCAGATATGCAGATTACAATCAGCTAACTACATAAATGAGGGACGTTTACATTCTGCATTGTACTGGATGCTACACGTCATGCGAGTTTGTTCAGTTACATATAGCACAGTGTTGTTGACAACAATGACAGCAAAGTAGGTGGTTAGCTAACTAGCAAGGAAGTTGGAGTAGCTAAAATTCTTACCCTGTACATATTCATTCTTAAACCGTTGTCGCGTTTCTTCGATCTTGTTTTCCGGTTTCtgtcaacaaaaacaaagacacatgTCACATCGTGCTACAGCGAAGAAGACGTTGAAATTGAGTTTGAGTTGACAATGCTATGTTAAGTTACCTGCTGTGATTCAGGCTGGCCCTCCTCCGCCATGTTTGTTGCTCAGACTGGCTAGCTGTGCTACTTTCTGTCACGAGTCTGTTTGCTAGGCTAGGGATACAGCGGTCGGTGAAGTTTGCATCCTACGCGAACAGTCACCCAGACGTCAGCTGACCAAAACACTGAACGAAAAACTTCATGCGAAACTGCGGCGATACTTCTGCCAAACAGAACTTCGCGTTCTTGTATGCAGAAGGAAAAAGGTTGTCGCTCAAAGGCACTTTTTGGTCGGCCCCCACATACAGTGAAAGGTTCAGCCCCCTGACAGATTGTGGCGCGCTCTCACTTCAGACTCATACATGTCTCTTGTCATCTACTGCAACTAACTTGTGAGTTCTCCGTTCTCAACACTCAACCTAACTAGTAACTTCgccattgtgggtttttttttgttcgaaATGAATGTTAATTTAGGTGTAATATTCTGTATGGACAGTTCTCTATTTAGCTAATGTAAGCGTTACCAGCTAATCACTAGACATGGCATCATAAAGTTATGAACATCTACGACCAATTACCTAGACTGACTGTTGAGATTAGGCGATAATTTAGGACATACCTCACATTTCTGGTGATCTTTATCTTCACCATGTTACTCTGTGAGCGAATTAGACTACGTGTTCTCTCATTACAAATCCTTTGTTTTCTCGTTGCATGGCCACAGTTATCAAGCTTATCACATCAGTTCTTACCTGATtcaacacatcatcatcatcacccaaaGACGCGCAAAGTGGATTAGTCCAATTAATCACTCCTGATTCTGATTGGAAGAAAGTGTTAcatcctggggcccctaggctgcagattTCTGTGCACACACCACCCTGGAAAATTTGCAATATGATTACGAGGAAAAGGATTTAAAGATAACATACCTGCCAATAAGTGGAGAGGAGTAACACGATTtgtaaattatttttttcaatatcacatctgCAATTCTGCGATTTTCACTTTTAGCCAATTGGGGACCCCCTGTCAGGTGGGGcccccctaggcttcagccatatctagcctgtgcattaatccggccctgctactGACCATGGCATAGGCTATTCcagaaaacatgcatgcatgtccaTTTTAAACACATGTTTTCTATGCTGTTCTGTCTCTGTTTTTTCTACTAAAAATAGTGGGCCCCATGGAAGATTTAcgttttgggcccccaaaatgtgcAGTAGGGcccctagaacacacacacattttaatccTGCCCTGCTACTGACCATGGCACCAGGCAAGAAAACCTGCATGCATGTCCAATTTAAACACATGGtctgttctgtctctctttttttcagatGATGCATGTAAAGAGCATGTGGGGCCAGAACTGTGTCTGTTCTGTTAAGGACTTGTGATGACCCCCAGAAGACCACACACAAAGCGGATCACCTTAAATGGTGACATTCTTTTCTTTCAATGCAAATACTCAGATCAAGATGGGGACAAGCAGGTGAAGTCAGACCTCATCTGTCAGAAGCTGTCATTCACCAGGGAAACCAATAGTTTTTCCTCGCTACATGGTGACACGACTATATACAAAGACAGCTCCGCAGACGTAGACGTGGTACATTGCTCTACAGCTTTTGACAGGAGAAAGAAAACGGTGGTCCCTTGCATCTTGCTCCGACAATGGAAGCAGAAAAGCTCCTGTTACAGATACAAATTCATCACGTTGACAAGCCCCACCAAAGCAGAACTGCATGTCAAGTTTAGCACCCAGTATGAACTGCGAGATGACATCTCAATATGCCAAGGCCCCACCATCATGTGGAGGCATGAGGGCAACGTGTACTACGCATCAGCCTGCACAGGTGAAGTCAGAAGTCTTCCTGTCCAGATGTCGCCGGTTGTGTTTTTGGGAGAGCTGTCCAATAAGTTGATCGTTTTTGGCTCACTAACACATGTggcggaagaagaagaagctaTTGTTCCACAGGGCATAAAcataagaaaagaaaacaaaatagtaGCATACTCCATTGAGGATGGAAAGGTGTTGGATGGAACATGCATTATGCCAAACGCATACGGCTCCGtggtgcagtgtgcttgcgtTGTTTCTGCGGTGGAGGTCGGAGGGCATCTAGAAGTCACCATGCTGGCAGCCACCAATAGAAAGCAGCTGGTCTGCTTTGAGAATGGGGATCTGAAAGAGGTCTGCCAGTTGCCATTTGAAGAACCTGAGAGCATCAAGATGGCCAATACTGGAAACAGTGGACTCCTACTCCTGATCTCTTTCAACCATGgaaatgtgtgtgcagtgtggaaaGATACCTTTCAGGTACTATAGCTGGGAATGAtatgatacacttttttttttaaaaactgacaGTGTCGAAGTACTTATTTGATCTGATGCATACATCATACTGtgctaatgtacaaaaaaaaccacttaccctacttggcatctgcacgttgttgtttgtattttctgtgcactttgtatctatgTTTATGTctttgattgtaagtcgctttggataaaagtgcctagtgtaatgtaatggaagaATACATCAACTTTAAAGCTGCTATTGAATACATACAGGAAATAACATGAAATTCTCcgggtaggcctatatgaatagGGATTACTGAATATCTTTATAATAAAATATTGATTTCATGGACGAGTAATTGAGCTATCCTCTGGCTGGTTTGAATTCACCATCTCAGGTGTGGTACGGtcttatgtacagtatacagtaataaAATGAACGAAACATGTGGACCTTTCAGCCATTTTTGTTTTGGATTTTTCCTCTACATACTGTATAATCGGTATTTCGTAGGTATTGCATAGGGATAAATATGTGTATCTGAAATGAGTTGATGCTTGTTTACCTTAGGTTGCAGCACATTGGTCTGGCATGAGTTCAGTGCTTGTTGATGATTTTGTCGGATGTGGGACAGACCAGGTCCTTCTGGTGTTGCAAGACCAGAATCCCCCTGAATCGCTAGCAAACTTCATTTTGACAGATCTCTGTGGAACAGTGCATTCTGTGAGTAAaatcttttttgtttgattagtAGGATTTACTTGATTTCGGCCTACACGTTCTGGATAGATGGTACtatattatattgtttttttgactgaatgaacattttttttcagCACGGCTATAGTGAGACCAGCGAGGAATTCGAAACTTCAGATGCTTCTGAAGGAAACTACCTTTGTACTCTGCAGGCTTTAGAATCCAGATTACAGGCAAGTCCTGTCATTTTCTTACTGATATATGTATATGTAATGTTTATTGTAATGAATAATTCACAGAATAGCACAATGACGTCGTCAACATATTGGCAATTCAAGCTTGTTTTTTTAAGCGATGTAAGTTGTGCATACTAAGTAAGGTTATTGAGAAGAAGTCTTCTCTACTCACAGCATTGCTCTTTCCACTTTCACGTCCTCCTCTTTTTGCTTTGATCCTCAGAGTGGCCTGACCTTGCTTCAAGACCTTCAGAGAGATCTTGATGTCAAAGACAGGGTTCTTCTGCAGTCCACCAATGCCCTGTCAGATATGGTGTCAGGAAGAGACTACGCTGTATCAAAGACTGAACAGGTCATGActcctccgctcctctgctcTTTCATGTCCCATACTCCACTGTGTTTCTTCGTAGCATCTTTGTTCCATCCACCCGCGGCAACGTGACAATTCTGTTCAGCACAGCACTATTCTATTGGAGCCATACAAAATGTCAGTTCTTTGTTCCCTTGAAACACTGTACTCTGCAACTGTACGGTATATGAGCTGGGAATTGATACACCCAGCAGATTTTGTGCTTTGCTCCAGCTaacatgtttgttttttcttaATTTATGTACAAagtatgtattcatttatttattattgttattagtagtagtagaactAGTTTTATACTTTATGATGAGTCTCTGAGCATTCAAAAACACTTTATTgataaaagtgtgtttttatttttcatgtgtGGCATATAGGAAGGCCTGGTGTCGTTGTGGATGGAGGCTggtggtgaggaagaggagggagagccgCAGGAGAGGATGCAGATAGAGACAGAGCCAGCCCCACCGCCTTTCCTGGTGGACGCGCTATGGCAGAGGATCATGGATGAACGCCTAGTGGTGGGAGTCTCGCTAACGAAACGGGATGACATGTAGGTCCTCTAATGATCTCCTTAAGGTGCTAGTTACACGTatctggatatttttaaatgccaaTTTTTCCACAACATTTGGGTAAAATAGAAAGAAatatgtctgcacacttaaatcctctttgtgttctttttaagaagccaagctttcagtctactgaccttcctcagggctcacaACATTTGGATAAAAATGAAAACGCTACTGTGACGGGTGCGTTTTTGCCCCTCTAAATGGGATCTTTTTTTAAACCAGATTTTTGAAATGCACTTTCTAAACCTCTGCTTATGTGTAAACGCGAAGCCAAAACTAacgtgttttcaaaaatatccatataagtGTAAACGGCttccaaatgtctttttttctctctgtgtctgtgtctctctgtgtctgtctgacaccATGATAACTATTTTGTTTACTCCCCAATCAGGCTGTAGAGACACACATCTTAGCAGACAGTTTTTTTTCCAGTCTTTATGAGCATTGTGAGCCAAATATCAATTTAAGCTCCGCAGATAGAAGCCTGTGTAGAGCATCTCATTACAAATCGCTTGGTGGTAATTAACTGAACTCTTTTCCATTTTGTTTCTGTTTAGTGAAGAGTGTGAATCATTAGCTTGATCTGTACCAGACCACTGGCCCCCAACTCTGTGATAATGATATACGTAGTAGGCCCTCGCTCGTTGTTAATTGTGTCCAATCATGCATGGCTCATATGAGTCTCATCAGCCAGCTGTCACTTTCCACTCTGGCTGTTGCCCTGCCTGCGCTCTGGTGACTTCTTGCTTCCACATCATTTTCCCCCTCAGTTTctctctggcgacaaaaaaagtttgacagACTACCGTAATTCTGAGCCGGAGACCTACAGGAGCGtcaacgttttttgtttttttttcaatgaaaagtTTACATTTTCATTTTGATACTTTTCTCCTCTGATTCATCCATGTGACACAGTAAATGTGGTCATCCAAGTACTAATTAATAATTCATCAATTAACTCattcatttaacccattttagcctaaggcgcCTGCAAAAAAAACGCCTCTTTGTATACAGTTGCACACAGTGTTTGTACAAATTATCAATCTAtgataatgttaatgataatgataatgataatgtctTTGTTTACAGTCACACATAGTCTATTTGCCAGTCCTCAAATACACAAGTTTCTAGATATTTTGCTAAACTGATATTCCAGTTGATGGATATGACAGAGGCAACTGAATCCAGAAGATGTTACAGCAAGGCAGGTCTGATGCCATATGTTGGAAGGAACTCTAAGTCAGGGAACAATGAAGAAACCATGAATATTCCTCAGTTGACATTCTGTCAAATTGTGCTTGTAATTTCTTAGAacaggataggatgagcctttattgtctcttcaagagagattttttttcttgggCACTGTGTGCAATGAATGTCTCACAAATTTCACACATCAACACAATAGACAACACAAATAGCAATAATCATGGCAGAATAgaccaaagcaaaaaaaaacataagtAAACATATATGGTCTTCCCCTCATCCGATCACACATagcaaagaataataataataataataataataataataataataataataataataataataataataataataataataaagaaatggAGCTCTTGAGCCTGGATCGCAACAGCGTTGCGCCACCGGATGTCATCTTGTTTTGCTCGTTGATGGGCAATGTATGTGGAGTGTTCATACAGGCAAGGGTTGTGATGTGAATATGCAGACAGAGTCCTTCTTTGGGGAAAACAAATCCCAAAAAGGCTCCATGGTGACATGCCCTT
Proteins encoded in this region:
- the fancb gene encoding Fanconi anemia group B protein; translation: MTPRRPHTKRITLNGDILFFQCKYSDQDGDKQVKSDLICQKLSFTRETNSFSSLHGDTTIYKDSSADVDVVHCSTAFDRRKKTVVPCILLRQWKQKSSCYRYKFITLTSPTKAELHVKFSTQYELRDDISICQGPTIMWRHEGNVYYASACTGEVRSLPVQMSPVVFLGELSNKLIVFGSLTHVAEEEEAIVPQGINIRKENKIVAYSIEDGKVLDGTCIMPNAYGSVVQCACVVSAVEVGGHLEVTMLAATNRKQLVCFENGDLKEVCQLPFEEPESIKMANTGNSGLLLLISFNHGNVCAVWKDTFQVAAHWSGMSSVLVDDFVGCGTDQVLLVLQDQNPPESLANFILTDLCGTVHSHGYSETSEEFETSDASEGNYLCTLQALESRLQSGLTLLQDLQRDLDVKDRVLLQSTNALSDMVSGRDYAVSKTEQEGLVSLWMEAGGEEEEGEPQERMQIETEPAPPPFLVDALWQRIMDERLVVGVSLTKRDDILLKSAAISLLVDAAQGYYIPAVIQTQSTAHWLHTHTHTHGSSPPEPVAKRKRLNPTEGRGCTSSSSSSGDRDLQKLTLTAACDLAPFLTGDSVKCSVVLHYVQAEEATDEGPPTQKAFLCGMVSLSISDVTRGLYHPLLLQRPTDGSQDELRQDLLSLLALLESWSLQISSPDHTLLDVDQLLREALGCETVKSSPQYLVCNPTGASASAVMVFHWRQKSPFLGELIVYCSGTVALLRFLHSLCGFLPASCHVQPLRKVGGSEGRGGQEVARSLEKEVLALRDGLSSLLTNGQQPGGQGQGRGSAGPMAPTASGFGAPGELAAEELQRRREEWQRDIEGSNRRSGPLVAVDRYHILVQRVLREQLQVDIDVLLDRQVRSVFIQ